Within Actinosynnema pretiosum, the genomic segment CACAAATGCAACCCACCCGTCACCGCCAACCCCACCACCACCGGAACCGCCTGCCGCACATCCCCCAGCTCGGTCTCCCGCACCGTGTGCAGCACCAGGATCAACATCACCCCAACCGGCAACCCATCCCCCACGTGGGCCAACAACTCACTGGACCGCAACCGCCCCAGGAACGTGAACGGCAACGCCCGCAACCCCCACGTCACCCCGGCGCTCACCAACACCGCCGCCACCAGGTACGGAGCCTCAGGCACGACGCCCCCCGCGCTGCCCCCCGCGCTGCCCCCTGCGCCGCTCCACCAGGAACGTCACCACCAGGTACCCCGTGAACAACCCCATGGCCCCCACCAACATCCCCTCGCCGAACACCGCCCCCGACACCACCGCGCACACCACCGCGGCGATCGGCGCGGGCAGCTTCCGCCGCACCCGGTAGGCGTCGATCCCCAGCACCAGGAACAACGCCGTCAACGCGAACCCCAACCCGTGCACACCCTCCGGCACCAGGTTCCCGACCAGCCCGCCCGCCGTCACGCTCGCGACCCACACCACGTGGAACCCGCCCTGGATCGCCAGGATCCGCCCCCGGCTCCACCCCCGAGCCTCCGGTGACGCGGTCAACGCCCAAGCCTCGTCCGTCAGCGCGAACGTGCTGTACACCTTCGCCCCGGCCCCCCGAACCCGGTGCAGCGGGAACGACAGCGCGTAGAACACGTGCCGGAAGTTCACCAGGAACGCCGTCACCGCGATCTGCGACAGCGGCGCCACCGCCATCACCAGCCCCAGCAGCAGGAACTCGAACGACCCGGCGAACACCACCGAGGCGAACACCGTCCCCCACCACCAGGCGAGCCCCGTGTGGGTGACAAGAACACCAAACGCAAGCCCGAGCGGGACCGCGCCAAGCGCCGCGGGAAGCATGTCCCGAAGCCCTCGCGACACACCCCCGCCCTCGACGGCGCTCTCAACAGCGCCCTCAACGGCGGCAGGGGAAGAAACCGACATGCCACAACTTTATGTCCCCCAACCCCCGCTTGGATTGCTCCACGTCGCCTTATAATCGCCAAATGAGCAACAAACCCAAACTAGACGACACAGACCGAGCAATCCTGTTGCAACTCTCCGAGGACGGCAGGCTCAGCAACACCGAGCTGGCCCGCCGGGTCGGCCTCACCCCGGCCCCCTGCCTGCGCAGGGTCCAGCGCCTGGAGCGGGACGGCGTCATCGCCGGTTACCGAGCCGTCCTGGACCCCACCGCCGCAGGACGCCCGTTCGAGGTGGTCGTCGCCGTGGAGATCACCTTCAACGACCGCCAGACCGTCGTCGACTTCGAGGCCGCGATCACCTCCTACGACGAGGTCACCGAGGTCCTCCGCCTGTTCGGCCTCCCCGACTACTACCTGCGCGTCAACGTCGCGGACAGCGCCGCCTACGAGGGCTTCATCATGAACAAGCTCAGCACCCTCAAAGCCGTCAACCGCATCGTCTCCCACCAGAACATGAAGACCCTCAAGAAGACGACCTGACCACCTGCCTAACCGACCGCCTGACCACCCGCCTAACCGACCGCCTGACCAAACACCCTCCCCCGAAACGCGTGCGCCGCAACCACCCCGGCCCCGACCACCAGCACCCCCGCGCTGACCGCCAGCGACCAGTGCAGCCCCACCACGGCCCCCAGCAACCCCACCGTGAACCCGCTCCCGGCCTTCAACCCACCCGCCGACACGTTGTACAACCCGATCACCCGCCCCCGGTCCGCCGCGGGCGCGAGCAACTGCACCACCGTCTGCGTGATCGACATCGACGCCAGGTTCGCCACCCCGCCCACCACCAGCGCGACCACCGCCACCGCGTAGTTCCCGGACAGCGCGAACACCACCGTGGTCACCCCGTAGAGCGCCGTGGCCGCGATCGCCGCCCCGACCTTCGGCCGCACCCACCCGGTGGCCTCCAGCACCAGCCCGCCGATCACCCCACCGGCCCCGTTGGCGAACAGCAGCACCCCGTACGCCACCCCCGCCGACCCGGCCCCCAGGTCGTGCGCGAACACCGGCATCGCCGACTGCATCGAGGCGCCGACCAGGAACGACCCCAACCCCGCCAACGCGATCATGCTCACCAGCGTCCGGTCACCGCGCACGTCCCGCAGCACCCTGACCGCATCCCGCACCCCCACCCTGGCCTTCCGCGCACCGCCCTCCCTGACGTGCCCGGTGAACCGCGTCCGGAACAGGAACAGCGTCAGCGGCAGGTAAAAAGCGATGTTCGCGAAGATCCCCCACGTCGGCCCGAGCCCCAGCAGCAGCGCCGACCCGACCACCGGCCCGAACAGCACCCCCAGGCTCCGGAACGTCGCGTTCAGCCGAACCGCGCTGGGCAGCTCCTCCCGCGAGACGAAGTCGTGCAGCAGCATCTGCTCGCCGGGTCCCCACATCGCCCCGGCGCACCCGTGCAGCACCAGCAGCACGCACGCGTGCCACACCTGCAACGCGCCCGTCAGGAACAGCACCCCCCAGGCGGCCGACACGAACATGAACAGCCCTTGGGCGGCCTGGATGAGCCTGCGGCAGTCGTACCGATCCGCGAGCCCGCCGAACCACACCGACAGCAGCAGGAACGGCACCCAGTGGCTGATCACCTGGAACCCGGTGAGCGCGGGGGAGTGGAAGCGCTCCCACAACACCCAGTACGTGATGACGTGCTCGATGTTGTCGGCCATCATGGCCAATCCCGTGCCGAACAGGTAAGGACGGCAATCCTTGTTCCGCAACGCCGCGAACCGCGCCACTCGCACCGCTGCCTTTGTTCCCGTCCCCATCCCCACCCCCATCCCCGCTCCTGCTGTCGTTCCGGTCGGGGGTCCCGGCTCGACGACGTGTCCGGGCGTCCCGCAGGCGGAGCACATGGTCCGTCCCTCCTCCACCCTCAAAAACGAGGCACCATGTCTCGTATTCGGGCGCAGCGGACGCTACCACAGTTCCGAGACACGATGTCTCGCTAAACTGCGACCGTGGCACAAGACTCAGCCGGTCCCGGCAGGCCCCGGAGCGACGTGGCGCGCAAGGCGGTGCTCGAAGCCGCCGACGACCTGCTGGTCGAGGTCGGGTACGCGGCCATGACCATGAAGGGCATCGCCGAGCGGGCCGGGGTCGGGCGGCAGACCGTCTACCGGTGGTGGGCGACCAAGGCCGAGATCCTGGTCGAGGCGTGCCTGGAGGACGTGCGCGAGGAGCTGGTCGCCGCCCCGATGCCCACCGCGCGCTCCGAGCTGGTGTCGTACCTGGACGCCCTCGGGCGCTTCCTCACCACCTCGCCCGCAGGCCTCGCCTACCGCGCGCTCCTCGGCGAGGCCCAGCACGACCCGGCCGTCCGCGACCTCGTCCGCGAGGCCGACGTCGTCAGCACCGCGACCGGCGAGGTGCTCCGCCGCGTCCGCCCCGTCGCCCCCGCGATGCCGCCCCCCGCGCTCGCCTCCGCCCAGCTCGTCGGACCGGTGCTCACGCGGGTCCTGGAAGTGGACGACGAGTTCTCCCCGGAACTCCTCGACGCGCACGCCGAGCTCCTGCTCAAAGCCTGGTCGTAATCAGCCCCTGGAACGGGAAGGACGGGCCCGGCGCACGCCGGACCCGCCCCCACTCCACACCGGGCTCAACCCACACCGGGGCTCAACCCACAGCGAGGCTCAACCCACAGCGAGGCTCAACCCACAGCGAGGCTCAACCCACACCGGGGCTCAGTACACGTAACTCGCTTCCGCGACCGCCTTCGCGGTCACCGCCGCCGACCCGCTGAACCGCCGCTCCACCTCGGCCTTCTCGGCCGAGCTGGGCAGGTCGTTCTTGCACGCCACCGGCGCGCTGGACCCCGACATCAGGTCCGTGCACAACCCGGTCCGCCGGTCCGGCAGCCCCAGCAGGTGCCCGATCTCGTGGGTCGCGATCCGGGGCCGGTAGTACCCCTGGTTCACCGCCTCGCGCCCCATGTAGACCGTCCCGTTGCCCAGCGTGCCGGGGTAGGCGCGCGGCCAGCCGTTGTCCGCGTAGATCCGGATGTTCACGCCGGACGTCGACGTGCGCTTCGCCAGCTTGACGTTGCTCACCGACTTGTTCCAGTTCGCGGCGGCCACGTCCCAGTCGGCGGCGAACTCCTGGGCCTGGCTGGTGTCGTAGTACAGGGTGCGCGCCAGCGCCACCGGTTCCGCCGACGCCACCGGCGCCACCACCGCGAGCGGCAGCAGCAGACCGAGCGCGGCAACAGCGGCACGCGCGACCTTTCGCACGAGCATGGTCGTCTCCTCGTGTCACAGGGAAAACGCGGGACCCCGGTGCAGGGTGGGGCCCCGCGTTCCAAGCAACCAGCCCCGCCGCCGACCCGCCAGCCCCCACAAGTAGGTAACCCGGCCCGCCGGTCAACGCCCCGCCAACCCCGGCCCAAGGGCGCGCAAAGGACCCGCCGCTACGCCACGAAGCCGATCGTCAGCAGCACGTTCGCGTACAGCCGGGTGTCGCCGGTGGCCACGCACACCGCCAGGTCGGACGACTTGCAGGTGTCGTAGAAGTCCTGCCTCCCCAACGGCTGGAGCGGCAGGTCCGGCCCGAGCAGCCGCTCGTAGTCGGCCCACACCTCCGGCGTGCCGCCCTCGTCGGGCCGCATGGCGTGCGCCGCCTCCACCGGGACCGCCGTCAGCACCGGGGCGAGCACCTGGTCCACGGTCAGCAGTCCCGGCGTCAGGTTCAGGTGCACGA encodes:
- a CDS encoding Lrp/AsnC family transcriptional regulator, whose protein sequence is MSNKPKLDDTDRAILLQLSEDGRLSNTELARRVGLTPAPCLRRVQRLERDGVIAGYRAVLDPTAAGRPFEVVVAVEITFNDRQTVVDFEAAITSYDEVTEVLRLFGLPDYYLRVNVADSAAYEGFIMNKLSTLKAVNRIVSHQNMKTLKKTT
- a CDS encoding MFS transporter: MRNKDCRPYLFGTGLAMMADNIEHVITYWVLWERFHSPALTGFQVISHWVPFLLLSVWFGGLADRYDCRRLIQAAQGLFMFVSAAWGVLFLTGALQVWHACVLLVLHGCAGAMWGPGEQMLLHDFVSREELPSAVRLNATFRSLGVLFGPVVGSALLLGLGPTWGIFANIAFYLPLTLFLFRTRFTGHVREGGARKARVGVRDAVRVLRDVRGDRTLVSMIALAGLGSFLVGASMQSAMPVFAHDLGAGSAGVAYGVLLFANGAGGVIGGLVLEATGWVRPKVGAAIAATALYGVTTVVFALSGNYAVAVVALVVGGVANLASMSITQTVVQLLAPAADRGRVIGLYNVSAGGLKAGSGFTVGLLGAVVGLHWSLAVSAGVLVVGAGVVAAHAFRGRVFGQAVG
- a CDS encoding RbsD/FucU family protein, with product MLRYPLLHPPLLAVLAASGHGSKVLIADSNYAHRTNVHPAAEVVHLNLTPGLLTVDQVLAPVLTAVPVEAAHAMRPDEGGTPEVWADYERLLGPDLPLQPLGRQDFYDTCKSSDLAVCVATGDTRLYANVLLTIGFVA
- a CDS encoding TetR/AcrR family transcriptional regulator, whose protein sequence is MAQDSAGPGRPRSDVARKAVLEAADDLLVEVGYAAMTMKGIAERAGVGRQTVYRWWATKAEILVEACLEDVREELVAAPMPTARSELVSYLDALGRFLTTSPAGLAYRALLGEAQHDPAVRDLVREADVVSTATGEVLRRVRPVAPAMPPPALASAQLVGPVLTRVLEVDDEFSPELLDAHAELLLKAWS
- a CDS encoding snapalysin family zinc-dependent metalloprotease, whose translation is MLVRKVARAAVAALGLLLPLAVVAPVASAEPVALARTLYYDTSQAQEFAADWDVAAANWNKSVSNVKLAKRTSTSGVNIRIYADNGWPRAYPGTLGNGTVYMGREAVNQGYYRPRIATHEIGHLLGLPDRRTGLCTDLMSGSSAPVACKNDLPSSAEKAEVERRFSGSAAVTAKAVAEASYVY
- a CDS encoding branched-chain amino acid transporter permease, translating into MPEAPYLVAAVLVSAGVTWGLRALPFTFLGRLRSSELLAHVGDGLPVGVMLILVLHTVRETELGDVRQAVPVVVGLAVTGGLHLWRGNALLSIFSGTAAHVVLASALW
- a CDS encoding AzlC family ABC transporter permease, which produces MLPAALGAVPLGLAFGVLVTHTGLAWWWGTVFASVVFAGSFEFLLLGLVMAVAPLSQIAVTAFLVNFRHVFYALSFPLHRVRGAGAKVYSTFALTDEAWALTASPEARGWSRGRILAIQGGFHVVWVASVTAGGLVGNLVPEGVHGLGFALTALFLVLGIDAYRVRRKLPAPIAAVVCAVVSGAVFGEGMLVGAMGLFTGYLVVTFLVERRRGQRGGQRGGRRA